The Aspergillus nidulans FGSC A4 chromosome VII nucleotide sequence TGGACGACTGAGCAGCTAGCTTCTTCGACCTACGATGTTGGTACATTGATTACGGATCATTTCGAAGTCGTGGAAAAGACGAACGATCGGATTGTCGTTCGTTGCGGTGACTCGCCCCGCCGACAGGGCGTGCGTGCTTCGGATGGTCTCTTTGAGATCTCTGCCGTTGTGAAGCCCGAGGAGGGTGTTGCCGAGTTCGGACTCAAGAGCTGCTTCTATCAGGGACTGGGTAAGGCGGAGGGAACACCGATGCCGCCTCATATCACCTGGTTGCACCAGCAGTATACGAAGTTGTTGGCGGAGACAGCCTTATACAAGGTGCGAAGGTAGAGGTGATTCGGAAGAGTTGTATATACGGACATGGATATAACCTGGTTAATTCTGGATGAGTTACCTACTGGTTGAGTGTAAGTATAGTAGGAGGTTTGGGGTGCCTTATCCTGCGTGACAGATAACCACCGTAATTATTTAAGATGTGCTTAAATGAGACTTGATTCTGTATTGACAGGGTTTACCCAGCCTCTGGGGATCGTCATTCGCCATCACTCAGCTGAATTCTGTTGTTTTGATTGTTACATTCTCTGCAATGCTAGGCATGCGCTCCGACAGGCGGTTCTGGACACAGTCCTGGTCGCTTTGGTCTCTTAGTGTAGTCTCCTCTAGCTTGCACGTGCGACTGTGATGAACTCAAAACCAGCCAACTCCATCCAGTTCGCTCACATACAGACCGTCTTCAGCGGTTCGATCAGGAAGAGCCTGGTCACCATACAGATCACTATGTGTACGCAAAAACTGGCCAGGTACTCTAATCATTGAGTCCCTTCTTACGCCAGGTATGGCGAAGAGAGTTGTCTAATATCCAGCATTCCGCGACCTCATATCAGACGTACGGTGCACCGTTCTTTGTGTCACAACAACGACCTTAACCGCCGTCACCTACCTGCATCGTACTTTAGCGATGCCAGCCacatggccatggccagacCGTAGAGCCTGGacgagaaaggagaagggaggGCTCGAGTGGTACGGCAGCCGAGCTGCGGCCCAATAGTTGAGTGGTCGTCATACGCGATAAGCTTTCACGTCAGCCTAAGGCTGTGCAAAAGAATGCTGTCGGAGAGACGGATGAGCTTCCGTGTGCTGTGCTCATAGATCAGCGGCCACGCGGACTCACGTAAGGGGAATGGCTGACAGTGTCCGCAGCAGCCTGTCGTACACTTCTGTCAACCCAGACGGAGGATATCCAGGCATCTTTGATGTTATGATAGGCAAGACACCCCAGTTGTATCGGCATACAAGCAGCATATCAACGGGTCGTGGATATGCAGTCTCTTCCGCTTCACGAAGTATTGCTATGATATAGGCCAGCTCGCAAACCAACCTCGCAACAGTCATTTTCGATAGGGAAACCTCGGCTACAATAGCCAAAGAGGTTCCTAGATACGAACTCCCAGTCGAAGTCTGACATAGTTTGGCTCGTGTGAGTGTAAGAGATTGTGACTGGAGGTTCGAGATGATTGGGGTCGCACTTCGTTGCACCCTGTATTTCAAGACAAGCAAAGCCGTGGCTAGAATCTAGAAAGCGTTCCAAAGGCCCTCTTCTTGGATAGTGATGGGAATCAGAGTGACCACTGTTAGCACTGCACGACCACCGGACCATATTCTACCGCTTATTCTTTTGCTGAAGGCCATGGAGCCCGAGATTTCCGCGAGTGCCATTAGCAATGGAATTGGCTCGAGATCAGCAGAAGATGCCAGTGGGCTCGAAGTAGATCTCTTTCTCGAGTCACTATTGCGATGAGGTGAGAAGGTGGGTGGTAGGCCAAGAATTGGGATAGCCTGCAGGGCCTGTTCTATTCGCGAATAGAGCAGAGGGGAGGCCGTACCAGAGCTAGTCTGAGCCTTTCAATAAGAAGGATACACTGTACAGGGGCTTTCAATACCGTGCACGGCTTATTAGATGAATATTTCCAGTTCAGCCAGGCCTTGGCAAGCTGACAGCATTTTCCTATATCGACTAACCCATTGCTATATCTTGCAGGACGGTGAATCTGCAGCGACGATAGTTGGCCCCCAGGGAACCATCGTGCAGGGCCGACTATTACGGGCGTTCTAACTTTGCAGGAAGAGACGCATGGTcgtttttgcttttgttcgCTCCAAGCTGCCTATAAAGAGGCAACTCCCCACCTGCTGCTGACCGGCAACTGCAACCCTGCACTCTGTTCAGAATGGCCTGCGCAGTCGAAAGTTTCTCCTTCAAGGACTTCAAGTTCCCCAGTGAAGCCGGCGAGAGGCCTGAATCattttttaatagcctgcCCTATCGCATTTGGGAGCACAAGACCGACTACTCCGATACAATCAGCCAAGTTATAGCAGATTGGAAGGCAGTTACTGGCAAGGATGTCTCTCACACTGTTGGAATCCAATCCAGCGGCCTGCCCGTCTTCTTAGCTTCTGATTGTCCCCCGCATATTCTACCGCGGTTTGTCAGATTCGGCTATATTGTCTTGTGTTGGGATGGTAGGTATCATTCCACATACGTGCACAATACCCTGACCCTGTCGGGCTAGATGCAACAGATGCCCTCGATTCAGCTACCGTAAGTGCCCTGGCCTACCTGGAAGATAGTACCTGAGTCCCCTAGCATGAGAGGATTCAACTAGACTTGCGCGCTGCCCTTCTCTCCGAAGTAAAGCTGGGAAGGCGCAACCGCTGCGAGTTCGAGATCAATGAGCTATATATTCAAAGCCTTGTGGACCTCTTGAACGGAGCCGATGCGTTTGATGCTGTTTTCAGGCGCAGTTTCGATTTCTTTGACACTGGCCTGCAAGCACAGACCGTGCCAGCTTTGCACACAGTGACATGGGAAGCATACAAAGCTCACAGAATCAAAACTGTTGGCAGCGGGTAAGCCCTCTCCGGCCTTCGCTGAACTTCCTTTTTTATCACTAGGAATAACCTGACTGGTTTCGCATAGGGTGCTGTCGAGATTGGTGCCCGCTATAAACGGATTTTACGTCAGTGATAAAGAGCTTGATTCAGTCTCCCACATGACAGAGATTGGCGATCTGATAACCGGGTTGACAAATGACTTCCACAGTTTTCACAAAGAATTCAATGAGCACTTCTTGGCTGGCACCCTTGATATGATGCATAACGGAATGGCCGTGCTTATGAGCAACTACGGGTATGACGAACAGGAAGCCGGCAATGTTTTGAAGCAAGAGGTTCTTGCGGCCGAGGCCAGATTGATGGCTGAATACGAAAACTGGAACTCTTCGGAAAGCCCTAAAACAGATGCGCTGCGCCGGTACATGTTCAACTCCATCCTCACTTATGGGGGGGTAAGCTACTGGCAGTCTGCCACGACGAGGTATCAACAGACTGATCTTACAGCAACTGCCGCTGATAGAGCTCAGCTAGTTGGGCGCGGTTACGACGGGAAAAGGAGGTTGCCAGGCTACCCCCCTccagccatggccatgaccatgaaaACTAATGGCCATACTGAGTCGGATAGCTCCTCGGAGGCCAGCCATAAACGCACCAGTGCAGTGGCGCCTCTAGCCAGGGAAATAGTCGTACCGTTTGAAAAAGCCCCAGCTGCGGAGGTTAGTAGTCACGCCGACCACACAGCTGGCATGCTAAAATTAATCAGATTGTTCTTGCTCCGTGGGAATATATACGGTCGTTGCCCGGGAAGAAGACCCTCGGCCGCTTAATCGACTGCCTACAGTGTTGGCTAACATTGCCTGAGGACTCAACAAACATAATCGGAGAAGTTTCAAGGATGTTATTCGATGCCGCATTAATGTTTGTCTGCCATTTCAGTAGTCAACATCAAACTGACAACGTAGGCTCGATGATATCCAAGACGGATCACGGCTGCGCCG carries:
- a CDS encoding bifunctional terpene synthase/polyprenyl synthetase family protein (transcript_id=CADANIAT00009111), whose product is MACAVESFSFKDFKFPSEAGERPESFFNSLPYRIWEHKTDYSDTISQVIADWKAVTGKDVSHTVGIQSSGLPVFLASDCPPHILPRFVRFGYIVLCWDDATDALDSATHERIQLDLRAALLSEVKLGRRNRCEFEINELYIQSLVDLLNGADAFDAVFRRSFDFFDTGLQAQTVPALHTVTWEAYKAHRIKTVGSGVLSRLVPAINGFYVSDKELDSVSHMTEIGDLITGLTNDFHSFHKEFNEHFLAGTLDMMHNGMAVLMSNYGYDEQEAGNVLKQEVLAAEARLMAEYENWNSSESPKTDALRRYMFNSILTYGGVSYWQSATTRYQQTDLTATAADRAQLVGRGYDGKRRLPGYPPPAMAMTMKTNGHTESDSSSEASHKRTSAVAPLAREIVVPFEKAPAAEIVLAPWEYIRSLPGKKTLGRLIDCLQCWLTLPEDSTNIIGEVSRMLFDAALMLDDIQDGSRLRRGRPAAHAVFGQPQTLNSATYLYVKGSRLVKKLKHSNECADVFIEYLVMVDNKTGGFFRLVLRLLEVESESEPNPELMHLFTLLGRYYQIRDDYLNLASEEYTAKKGFCEDLSEGKFSFPLIHLLQNIANPEPIRGILFRRDNATDLSVEMKQFVLDEMKKAGSLTHTEAVLNGLFDAMLEILDNLEANIGPNKKLRIFLLWLKL